ATTGATAAAGAATCTAATGAGCCTTGTCTTCTTATGCAAGATGGAAAACAGCTTAATCATCCAGGTTTAGAAAAAACGAATCATAAACAAATTGAACTTTTTAGAATAAATCCGAATGAAGATTTACCAATAAAAAGGATTATTTCAATTTTAACTAAAGGGTTAGAATTGTTTAAATAAAAAATAAATAATATGGAACAAAGATTAACAATCGTTGGTTTAGGAGTCAACGATTTAAAAGTATCAAATGATTTTTATGAAAATAAATTTGGTTGGAAAAAAATGACATCGAGTAACGACGATATTTCTTTTTTTCAATTAAATGGGCTTTTATTATCACTATACCCAAGAGAAAAATTAGCAGAGGATGCAGGGGTTAGCCATGAAGGAAGTGGATTTAAAGCATTTTCTTTAGCTTTTAATACAAGAACGAAAGAAGAAGTTGATGAATTAATTCTATCATTAGAAACTAAAGGAGTCAACATTGTAAAAAAACCAGAAAGCGTTTTTTGGGGTGGCTATAGTAGCTACATTTCAGATCCTGACGGAAACCTTTGGGAAATTGCTTTTAACCCCTATTTGCTGTTAGATGAAAATGGAAATACAGTTGAAGAATAATAGTCAATTTTAAATAAACCACTCTATGGACTTCCAGTCCATAGGTTCAGTTTGTCAGACTGAAAGTCTGCTTTAAGAAATACCGAAATATAAAATAATAAACATTGTAACACTCAATTAGTGTGAATTCGTGAAATTCGTGTCAAAAGTTTTTAGAAGCTGAAAGCGAA
The Flavivirga spongiicola genome window above contains:
- a CDS encoding DUF1801 domain-containing protein, with amino-acid sequence MIKETDTYYLNINEPNKSTLLALRNIILNQDKEIIEFLKYKIPCFKYRSKVFCYLWIDKESNEPCLLMQDGKQLNHPGLEKTNHKQIELFRINPNEDLPIKRIISILTKGLELFK
- a CDS encoding VOC family protein; its protein translation is MEQRLTIVGLGVNDLKVSNDFYENKFGWKKMTSSNDDISFFQLNGLLLSLYPREKLAEDAGVSHEGSGFKAFSLAFNTRTKEEVDELILSLETKGVNIVKKPESVFWGGYSSYISDPDGNLWEIAFNPYLLLDENGNTVEE